Proteins encoded in a region of the Isosphaeraceae bacterium EP7 genome:
- a CDS encoding DUF1501 domain-containing protein: MNGSNFSRRDLLRRIGGGFGAVGLAGMLASEATRDARADVASPVSPENPLAPRIAHYPARAKRVIFLFMNGGPSHVDTFDPKPALSKRDGGAPPEKIYTGRKTGGRLMGSPFKFSKHGRAGIDISELYPHVATCADDLCVIRSMQTDVPNHEPALLMMNSGIIQPTRPSMGSWLTYGLGSENQNLPGFVVLCPGKPVVGPQLWSNSFLPGIYQGTHIDNKSMDPKKIIAHLSNRGLDRPAQRTQLDLLKTMNETHLAARGGHDARLEARIQSLEMAYRMQFEAQDAFDISQESTLTREAYGKGEFADACLIARRLSERGVRMIQVYYGDGQPWDDHADILNHRDHAAKSDRPIAALLKDLKARGMLDDTLVVWGGEFGRTPTSEGSKGRDHHSLGFSMWLAGGGTKGGHIHGATDELGFVAVEDKIHVHDLHATILYLMGIDHTKLTYRYSGRDFRLTDVHGEIATGLLA, translated from the coding sequence ATGAACGGATCGAATTTCAGCCGGCGAGACTTGCTCAGGCGCATCGGCGGAGGCTTCGGGGCCGTGGGACTGGCCGGCATGCTGGCATCGGAGGCGACGCGCGACGCCCGCGCCGATGTCGCATCTCCCGTTAGCCCGGAAAACCCGCTGGCCCCGCGGATTGCCCACTATCCAGCCCGTGCCAAGCGGGTCATCTTCCTGTTCATGAACGGCGGCCCGTCCCACGTCGACACGTTCGATCCCAAGCCCGCCCTTTCGAAACGCGACGGCGGAGCCCCTCCCGAGAAGATTTACACCGGCCGCAAGACGGGCGGCCGGCTGATGGGCTCGCCGTTCAAGTTCAGCAAGCACGGCCGCGCCGGGATCGACATCAGCGAGCTCTACCCGCACGTCGCCACCTGCGCCGATGACCTCTGCGTCATCCGGTCGATGCAGACCGACGTGCCCAATCACGAGCCCGCCCTGCTGATGATGAACTCAGGCATCATCCAGCCCACGCGCCCGAGCATGGGCAGCTGGTTGACGTATGGCCTGGGCAGCGAGAACCAGAATCTCCCAGGCTTCGTCGTCCTCTGCCCCGGCAAGCCGGTCGTCGGCCCGCAGCTCTGGAGCAACAGTTTCCTGCCGGGCATCTATCAGGGGACACACATCGATAACAAGTCGATGGATCCCAAGAAGATCATCGCCCATCTCTCGAATCGGGGCCTCGACCGTCCGGCCCAGCGCACGCAGCTGGATCTGCTCAAGACGATGAACGAGACCCACCTCGCCGCACGAGGGGGCCACGACGCCCGACTCGAAGCCCGGATCCAGTCGCTCGAGATGGCCTATCGCATGCAGTTCGAGGCCCAGGACGCGTTCGACATCAGCCAGGAGTCGACCCTCACCCGCGAGGCCTACGGCAAGGGCGAGTTCGCCGATGCCTGCCTCATCGCGCGTCGCCTCTCCGAGCGAGGGGTCCGCATGATCCAGGTCTACTATGGTGACGGCCAGCCCTGGGACGACCACGCCGACATCCTCAACCACCGCGACCACGCCGCCAAGTCCGACCGGCCCATCGCGGCTCTACTCAAGGACCTTAAGGCCCGCGGCATGCTCGACGACACCCTCGTCGTCTGGGGCGGCGAGTTCGGCCGCACCCCGACCAGCGAAGGGTCGAAGGGCCGCGATCACCACAGCCTGGGCTTCTCGATGTGGCTTGCCGGCGGCGGGACCAAGGGCGGACATATCCACGGAGCCACCGACGAGCTCGGCTTCGTCGCGGTCGAGGACAAGATCCACGTCCACGACCTCCACGCCACAATCCTGTACCTGATGGGCATCGACCACACCAAGCTGACCTATCGCTACAGCGGCAGGGACTTCCGCCTCACCGACGTTCACGGCGAGATTGCCACCGGCTTGCTCGCCTGA
- a CDS encoding leucine-rich repeat domain-containing protein gives MSKKRPELAALLLLSSCALIASSADAAQAAGFADKKLEAAVRQVLRLDEKAELTDEKLKNVYILEAPEKEIADLSGLEACTNLALLRLSKNKIVNVGPLKDLSHLQSLDLSGNQIEDVKALSGLAQLQYLDLSDNKVVEIAGLEKLAKLSALNISKNQIKDLGPVGQLKGLASFYANKNLVEDITPLANLKRLSTLDLNDNKVVDVTPLAALSDLNLVLLERNAIVDLSAWVKAAKADAEGPKRFSPFLRLYLTGNPLTEAAAGEQITALKSAGVKILENDAK, from the coding sequence ATGTCGAAGAAACGGCCCGAACTCGCGGCCCTGCTGCTCCTCTCGTCCTGTGCCCTGATCGCGTCGTCCGCGGACGCCGCGCAGGCCGCCGGCTTCGCGGATAAGAAGCTCGAGGCCGCGGTCCGTCAGGTCCTCCGCCTGGACGAGAAGGCAGAGCTGACCGACGAGAAGCTCAAGAATGTCTACATCCTCGAGGCCCCCGAGAAGGAGATCGCCGACCTGAGCGGCCTGGAGGCATGTACGAACCTCGCGCTCCTCAGGCTCTCGAAGAACAAGATCGTCAACGTCGGCCCCCTCAAGGATTTGTCGCACCTCCAGTCGCTCGACCTCTCCGGCAATCAGATCGAGGACGTCAAAGCCCTCTCCGGGCTGGCCCAGCTCCAATATCTCGACCTGTCCGACAACAAGGTGGTCGAGATCGCCGGGCTTGAGAAATTAGCCAAGTTGTCCGCGCTCAACATCAGCAAGAATCAGATCAAGGATCTCGGACCGGTCGGCCAGCTCAAGGGTCTGGCCTCGTTCTATGCCAACAAGAACCTGGTCGAGGACATCACCCCACTGGCGAACCTGAAACGACTCTCGACCCTCGACCTGAACGACAACAAGGTCGTCGACGTCACCCCGCTGGCGGCACTGAGCGACCTGAATCTCGTGCTCCTGGAGCGGAACGCCATCGTCGACCTTTCGGCCTGGGTGAAGGCGGCGAAGGCCGATGCAGAGGGCCCGAAGCGGTTCTCGCCCTTCCTCAGGCTGTACCTCACCGGCAACCCTCTGACCGAGGCCGCCGCCGGCGAGCAGATCACGGCGCTGAAGTCGGCCGGCGTGAAAATCCTCGAGAACGACGCGAAGTGA
- a CDS encoding DUF1080 domain-containing protein translates to MPQRSMLSAAAALFLFVGLTSLVASAQEGNKPPKGFVAIFNGKDLAGWTALPHFDPRKLAEMTPEARQKKSAEDFADAKKHWTVVDGDLVNDGHGAYLTTEKEYGDIELLIDYKTVAQADSGIYLRGTPQVQIWDTTEAGGKWKLGADKGSGALWNNSPGAPGKDPLVLADKPFGEWNRLRIVQVGARTSVHLNGKLVVDHAIMENFWDRESPLFAKGVIQLQTHGGEIRWKNVFLREIPADEANAYLASKNDDSFKPLFDGKTLEGWAGAVANYEVKDGAIICKPGTGGVLYSGKPLGDFVARVEYKLPPGGNNGLAIRYPGEGASDPAYAGMTEIQVLDDTSSKYDKIDPRQRNGSSYGMVASKTGYLRPVGEWNFEEVTVKGSKIRVELNGSVILDADLSKVHEFMANSPHPGKDRTSGFFGFAGHGDAVQFREIKVKPLD, encoded by the coding sequence ATGCCCCAACGATCAATGCTGTCTGCGGCCGCCGCCTTGTTCCTTTTCGTCGGGCTAACGTCTCTGGTGGCGTCGGCCCAGGAGGGCAATAAGCCCCCGAAGGGATTTGTCGCCATCTTCAACGGCAAAGATCTGGCCGGCTGGACCGCCTTGCCCCATTTCGACCCACGCAAGCTCGCCGAGATGACCCCGGAAGCCCGGCAGAAGAAGAGCGCCGAGGACTTCGCCGACGCCAAGAAGCACTGGACCGTCGTCGACGGCGACCTCGTCAATGACGGCCATGGCGCCTACCTGACGACGGAGAAAGAATACGGCGACATCGAGTTGCTGATCGACTACAAGACCGTCGCCCAGGCGGACAGCGGGATCTACCTGAGGGGCACCCCCCAGGTCCAGATCTGGGACACCACCGAGGCGGGCGGCAAGTGGAAGCTTGGCGCCGACAAAGGCTCGGGTGCCCTCTGGAACAACAGCCCCGGAGCCCCCGGCAAGGATCCGCTGGTCCTGGCCGACAAGCCCTTCGGCGAGTGGAACCGCCTGCGAATCGTCCAGGTCGGCGCCCGGACCAGCGTGCACCTCAACGGCAAGCTCGTCGTTGACCATGCCATCATGGAGAACTTCTGGGATCGCGAGTCGCCCCTGTTCGCCAAGGGCGTGATCCAGCTCCAGACGCACGGGGGCGAGATCCGCTGGAAGAATGTCTTCCTCCGCGAGATCCCCGCCGACGAGGCCAACGCCTATCTCGCCTCCAAGAACGACGACTCCTTCAAGCCCCTCTTCGATGGGAAGACCCTCGAAGGCTGGGCCGGTGCCGTCGCGAATTACGAGGTGAAGGACGGAGCGATCATCTGCAAGCCGGGCACCGGCGGGGTTCTCTATTCCGGCAAGCCGCTCGGCGACTTCGTCGCGCGGGTCGAGTACAAGCTCCCCCCCGGCGGCAATAACGGCCTCGCCATCCGCTACCCGGGCGAGGGCGCGAGCGACCCCGCCTACGCCGGGATGACCGAGATCCAGGTCCTGGACGACACTTCGTCGAAGTACGACAAGATCGACCCGCGTCAGCGCAATGGCTCGTCCTACGGCATGGTCGCCTCCAAGACCGGCTACCTCAGGCCCGTCGGCGAGTGGAACTTCGAGGAGGTCACCGTGAAAGGCTCGAAGATTCGCGTCGAACTGAACGGCAGCGTGATCCTCGACGCCGACCTCTCCAAGGTCCATGAATTCATGGCCAACAGCCCCCACCCTGGCAAGGATCGGACCAGTGGCTTCTTCGGTTTCGCCGGCCATGGCGACGCCGTGCAGTTCCGCGAGATCAAGGTCAAGCCCCTCGACTGA
- a CDS encoding ABC-F family ATP-binding cassette domain-containing protein encodes MSDRESCSSPGDRRVMILVSAKSLGRQFAGDPIFQDLSFDIRAGERIGLVGPNGAGKTTLMRLLASQDQADYGHMHVRPGVRISLLKQHPEIGPDETLIDVARSGLGSLLELQDSLEEAAQEIADAEDDGDRDRASRKYEELRDRLDHQDAFSVDHRVEEILGGLGFSTEDFTRSARTFSGGQQSRMMLAKLLLESPDLMLLDEPSNHLDIATTTWLESYLSRQTVGMVIVSHDRYFLDKVVTKIWELHEGKIESYPGNYTKYWKLRTEKAEALRKQYEKQQEYIADQEAYIRKYKAGNRSTQAHDREKKLARIDRLELMSEISGPVMGFGEVDRSGDIVIETRRLSKAFSMPLFTELNVSILRGQCIGVMGPNGAGKTTLIKTLIGLEKPDSGEVKIGHKVLVGYHDQGLASLAPETSVLRAVWPDGETDLLQEDLRDILARFGLSGDIVFSNVGKLSGGEKAKAALARLAATSANLLVMDEPTNHLDIWSCEALERSLREFEGTILVVSHDRYFLNQVADRIIVVADGKARVVEGDYEFYQRQADEARAAQAAKANAAVAAKPQPTGSKDDGKTERRKRKYPYRKAAEVEREIGLEEAKLAAVEESLGLPATYRDPVKVRDLHLAHEELKNALAALYEHWEEALELNS; translated from the coding sequence TTGAGCGACCGCGAATCCTGCTCCTCCCCGGGTGATCGACGCGTCATGATCCTCGTCTCGGCCAAATCGCTCGGGCGCCAGTTCGCCGGCGACCCCATCTTCCAGGATCTCTCCTTCGACATCCGTGCCGGCGAGCGCATCGGCCTCGTCGGACCCAATGGCGCCGGCAAGACGACCCTGATGCGCCTCCTGGCGTCGCAGGATCAGGCCGACTACGGCCACATGCACGTCCGTCCCGGCGTGCGAATTAGTCTGCTGAAACAGCACCCCGAGATCGGTCCCGACGAGACCTTGATCGACGTCGCCCGCTCGGGCCTCGGCTCGCTGCTGGAACTCCAGGACTCCCTCGAGGAGGCGGCCCAAGAGATTGCCGACGCCGAGGACGACGGCGACCGCGACAGGGCCTCGCGCAAATACGAGGAACTGCGGGACCGCCTCGATCACCAGGATGCCTTCTCCGTCGACCACCGAGTCGAGGAGATCCTCGGCGGCCTTGGCTTCAGCACCGAAGACTTCACGCGCTCGGCCCGCACCTTCTCGGGGGGCCAGCAATCACGCATGATGCTGGCCAAGCTGCTGCTGGAAAGCCCCGACCTGATGCTGCTGGACGAGCCGTCGAACCACCTCGACATCGCCACGACTACATGGCTGGAGAGCTATCTCAGCCGGCAGACCGTCGGCATGGTCATCGTCAGCCACGACCGCTACTTCCTCGACAAGGTCGTCACCAAGATCTGGGAGCTGCACGAGGGGAAGATCGAGTCTTACCCCGGCAACTACACCAAATACTGGAAGTTGCGAACCGAGAAGGCCGAGGCCCTCCGCAAGCAGTACGAGAAGCAGCAAGAATATATCGCCGACCAGGAAGCCTACATTCGCAAGTATAAGGCGGGGAACAGGTCCACCCAGGCACATGACCGCGAGAAGAAGCTCGCCCGCATCGATCGGCTCGAATTGATGAGCGAGATCTCCGGCCCCGTCATGGGCTTCGGCGAGGTCGACCGCTCGGGCGACATCGTCATCGAGACTCGCCGCCTCAGCAAGGCGTTCAGCATGCCCCTGTTCACGGAGCTGAACGTCTCAATCCTACGCGGTCAGTGCATCGGCGTGATGGGGCCCAATGGCGCGGGCAAGACGACGCTCATCAAGACTCTCATCGGTCTGGAGAAGCCCGACTCGGGCGAGGTGAAGATCGGCCACAAGGTGCTCGTCGGCTATCACGACCAGGGACTCGCCTCACTCGCCCCCGAGACCTCCGTGCTGCGTGCCGTCTGGCCCGACGGCGAGACCGACCTCCTCCAGGAAGACCTCCGAGATATCCTGGCCCGGTTCGGACTCTCCGGCGACATCGTCTTCTCCAACGTCGGCAAGCTCTCAGGTGGCGAGAAGGCCAAGGCGGCCCTGGCACGGCTTGCGGCCACGTCCGCCAACCTCCTCGTGATGGACGAGCCGACGAATCACCTGGATATTTGGAGTTGCGAGGCCCTCGAGCGGTCGCTCCGCGAGTTCGAGGGGACGATCCTGGTCGTCAGCCACGATCGCTACTTCCTCAACCAGGTTGCCGATCGCATCATCGTCGTCGCCGACGGCAAGGCCCGCGTCGTCGAAGGCGACTACGAGTTCTATCAGCGACAAGCCGACGAGGCCCGCGCTGCTCAGGCCGCAAAGGCCAATGCTGCCGTCGCCGCGAAGCCGCAGCCTACCGGCTCGAAGGACGACGGCAAGACCGAACGCCGAAAGCGAAAGTATCCTTACCGCAAGGCCGCCGAGGTCGAGCGTGAGATCGGCCTGGAAGAGGCCAAGCTCGCCGCGGTCGAGGAGTCGCTCGGCCTGCCCGCCACCTATCGAGACCCCGTCAAGGTCCGCGACCTGCATCTCGCGCACGAAGAGCTCAAGAACGCGCTCGCCGCGCTCTATGAACACTGGGAAGAGGCGCTCGAGCTGAATTCGTAG
- a CDS encoding Dabb family protein codes for MSTADETSANLAHIVYFTLTDRSTEARDALIAACREHLSGHEGEVYFSVGHLAEQYQRPVNDRDFDVALHVVFDSVKAHDAYQVAPRHLKFIEQNKPTWAKVRVFDSIIGA; via the coding sequence ATGTCGACCGCCGATGAAACCTCCGCGAACCTGGCCCACATCGTCTACTTCACGCTGACCGACCGTTCAACCGAAGCCCGGGATGCGCTCATCGCGGCGTGCCGCGAACATCTCTCGGGACACGAGGGAGAGGTCTACTTCTCCGTCGGTCACCTGGCGGAGCAGTATCAACGCCCCGTGAATGACCGGGATTTCGACGTTGCGCTCCACGTCGTCTTCGACAGCGTCAAGGCCCACGACGCCTATCAGGTGGCGCCCCGCCACCTCAAGTTCATCGAGCAGAACAAGCCGACCTGGGCAAAGGTCCGCGTCTTCGACTCGATCATCGGCGCCTGA
- a CDS encoding metallophosphoesterase has protein sequence MPDPQKVLATVQKATVLFRGTPGRTGATVRPVDAEDVMVVGDLHGNTPAFRGILERAALDANPKRHLVLQELVHGPRHYTEDRGDKSHQLVDIIAALKCKYPNRLHVIMGNHELSEITGRSIAKAGVPLNGLFRQGVETAYGEMADPIMTAYHELFRSFALAVRLPNRVMLCHTIPDGFDLDRVDLAVLESDDFTPEQMARGGTVYALTWGRDTQPETLDRFAQMADVDLFITGHQPCDVGFRQPNERQLIIDGTDPFPTYCVFPGQTAVSIGDLVKGVRVFSYDE, from the coding sequence ATGCCCGATCCCCAGAAAGTGCTCGCCACGGTCCAGAAGGCCACCGTCCTCTTCCGCGGCACACCGGGGAGGACGGGCGCCACCGTCAGGCCCGTCGACGCCGAAGACGTCATGGTCGTCGGCGACCTGCACGGCAATACCCCGGCCTTCCGTGGCATCCTGGAGCGTGCGGCGCTCGACGCGAACCCGAAACGGCATCTGGTCCTGCAGGAACTGGTGCACGGGCCACGCCACTACACCGAGGATCGGGGAGACAAGTCGCACCAGCTCGTCGACATCATCGCCGCCCTGAAGTGCAAGTATCCCAATCGCTTGCATGTCATCATGGGAAACCATGAGCTGTCGGAGATCACCGGCCGGTCGATCGCCAAGGCTGGCGTCCCGCTCAATGGCCTCTTCCGCCAGGGAGTCGAGACCGCATACGGCGAGATGGCCGACCCGATCATGACGGCTTATCACGAACTCTTCCGCAGTTTTGCCCTAGCCGTCCGCCTGCCCAATCGGGTCATGCTCTGTCACACAATTCCCGACGGCTTCGACCTCGACCGGGTCGACCTTGCCGTCCTCGAATCCGACGATTTCACGCCCGAGCAGATGGCACGCGGCGGCACCGTCTATGCCCTGACCTGGGGCCGGGATACTCAGCCGGAGACCCTCGATCGGTTCGCCCAGATGGCCGACGTCGACCTCTTCATCACCGGCCACCAGCCTTGCGACGTCGGCTTCCGCCAGCCCAACGAGCGTCAGCTCATCATCGACGGCACCGACCCCTTCCCCACCTACTGCGTCTTCCCCGGCCAAACTGCCGTCTCGATCGGCGATCTGGTCAAGGGAGTCCGGGTGTTCTCCTACGACGAGTAG
- a CDS encoding YqgE/AlgH family protein, protein MEGSSLKGHLLVASPTLTEGNFSRTVLLMLEHNDAGAAGVILNRPTEISVGNFAREFLSEDLEWEKFLHMGGPVPGPLLVLFGGDGDPDREIIAGVSSTADTDLIMEILQEKREPSLIIANYAGWSGGQLEAEMLEGSWLVHQATPGLVFWAEDHDFWDEMIRQISSTKLNDLLGVGRLPGDPSRN, encoded by the coding sequence ATGGAAGGAAGTTCGCTGAAGGGACACCTCCTCGTGGCGAGTCCGACGCTGACCGAGGGGAATTTTTCCAGGACCGTGCTCCTCATGCTGGAGCACAACGACGCCGGGGCCGCCGGCGTCATCCTGAATCGGCCCACCGAGATCAGCGTTGGCAATTTCGCCCGCGAATTCCTGTCCGAAGACCTGGAGTGGGAGAAGTTCCTCCACATGGGCGGGCCCGTTCCCGGTCCGCTCCTGGTGCTCTTCGGCGGCGATGGCGACCCGGATCGCGAGATCATCGCGGGCGTGTCGAGCACGGCCGACACCGACCTGATCATGGAAATCTTGCAGGAGAAACGGGAGCCCTCGCTCATCATCGCCAACTATGCGGGATGGTCCGGGGGTCAGCTCGAGGCCGAAATGCTGGAAGGCTCGTGGCTTGTGCACCAGGCCACGCCCGGGCTCGTCTTCTGGGCCGAAGATCATGATTTCTGGGATGAAATGATCCGCCAGATCAGCTCGACCAAGCTGAACGACCTGCTGGGCGTCGGTCGACTCCCCGGCGACCCGTCCAGGAATTAG
- a CDS encoding carboxymuconolactone decarboxylase family protein, with translation MSDRPVATVNPVDEAAASPRVAAIYEDIKATKKIDFVPNIWRVLATSPDLLESTWTRLKSTMHPEATGKVTRLDPLTREIIALAVSATNGCAYCINSHTAAVRKLGLDAEGLGEVMAVVAMFNTTNALAEGYQIEPDIFPPRD, from the coding sequence ATGTCAGACCGACCCGTGGCCACCGTCAATCCCGTCGACGAGGCCGCCGCCAGCCCGCGTGTCGCCGCGATCTATGAAGACATCAAGGCGACCAAGAAGATCGACTTCGTCCCCAACATCTGGCGCGTGCTGGCGACCAGCCCCGACCTCCTCGAATCGACCTGGACCCGCCTGAAGTCGACGATGCACCCGGAGGCCACGGGCAAGGTCACACGTCTCGATCCCTTGACGCGTGAGATCATCGCCCTGGCCGTCTCCGCGACTAACGGGTGCGCCTACTGCATCAACTCGCACACCGCGGCCGTGCGCAAGCTCGGCCTTGATGCCGAGGGGTTGGGCGAGGTCATGGCCGTCGTCGCCATGTTCAATACGACCAACGCCCTGGCTGAAGGGTATCAGATCGAGCCAGACATCTTCCCGCCGCGCGACTGA
- a CDS encoding PSD1 and planctomycete cytochrome C domain-containing protein: MPRLTPYAILASSMLLASPMARAAEPVKPSADDAARIEFFETSVRPVLVARCQACHDSKKAKAGLRVDGREFLMRGGESGPAMEPGKPDVSRIIEAIRYAGDLQMPPKAKLKDSEIESLTRWVRDGAVWPENLSEIRPPASESVATKPTISDDDRAFWSFQPVRDTPPPLVKDADWARTSVDYYVLSELEAKGLKPVPSAGRRELIRRASFDLTGLPPRPEDVDAFVADESPDAFRKVVDRLLASPHYGERWGRHWLDVARYGEDQAHTFEARVYPQGFRYRDWVVKALNDDKPYDRFLVEQIAGDLVEGPDRLERLKALGFFALGPVYYGAAVFDEIDDRVDTLARGVLGLTVACARCHDHKFDPIPTADYYALAGIFASTQYKEQPLAPPETVAVYDAASARLEDAKKAIKSFRSEQGKLLSRAALADISRYVTGAWIVGNRRKGGVEAKTAEYAKAEHLNVAILDRWIKLLDPESEAPAPELARLRKVIKDLDPARDLSADRAALDAVKVAANALQAYVQTSAELDEALQKHRAASLENQTELPAEALKPISEASVKLLASYLGDQGILNLPKDQIEDSLPGPAKQSLAALKAKVDELTKQLPPKYDVVHSLAEGPNPAHMKVHLRGNPQNLGAEAPRHFLSVLAAGEPSTYAEGSGRLQLANAIASPENPLTARVFVNRVWAQHFGKGLVGTPSNFGKLGERPSHPALLDHLAATFVNGGWSIKSLHREIMLSATYQLAAVDLPANAEVDPENRLLWRANRRRLEIEPWRDSLLAVTGELDGRLGGPSSKLTDAANVRRTFYASVSRHNLDRLLRLFDFPDPNATSEQRSITSVPVQELFVLNSPFMEDRSKALVARLQAADAKDDSGRVRIAYRLLYGRDATEAEVRVATAFLSSDAKGRWPQLAQVLLASNEFLFVD, from the coding sequence ATGCCGCGTCTAACGCCTTACGCAATCCTCGCGTCGTCGATGCTGCTCGCCTCGCCGATGGCAAGAGCCGCGGAACCGGTGAAGCCGTCCGCAGACGACGCGGCTCGCATCGAATTCTTCGAAACCTCGGTCCGGCCCGTCCTGGTCGCCCGCTGCCAGGCGTGCCACGACTCCAAGAAGGCCAAGGCAGGCCTGAGGGTCGATGGCCGCGAGTTTTTGATGCGAGGCGGCGAGTCGGGCCCGGCCATGGAGCCGGGCAAGCCCGATGTCAGCCGGATCATCGAGGCGATCCGCTATGCCGGCGACCTCCAGATGCCTCCCAAGGCGAAGCTCAAGGATTCCGAGATCGAGTCGCTGACGCGCTGGGTCCGCGACGGCGCCGTCTGGCCCGAGAATCTCTCCGAGATTCGCCCCCCTGCGTCGGAATCGGTCGCGACCAAGCCCACGATCTCGGACGACGATCGGGCGTTCTGGTCCTTCCAGCCCGTCCGCGACACGCCGCCGCCACTCGTCAAAGATGCCGACTGGGCCAGGACGTCGGTCGACTACTATGTCCTGAGTGAACTGGAAGCCAAGGGCCTGAAGCCTGTCCCGTCGGCCGGCCGACGCGAGCTGATCCGTCGTGCGAGCTTCGACCTCACGGGCCTCCCGCCTCGCCCCGAGGATGTCGACGCGTTCGTCGCCGACGAGTCGCCTGATGCCTTCCGGAAGGTCGTCGATCGCCTGCTGGCCAGTCCCCACTACGGCGAGCGCTGGGGCCGGCATTGGCTCGACGTCGCACGCTACGGCGAAGATCAGGCACACACCTTCGAGGCCCGAGTCTACCCGCAGGGGTTCCGCTATCGTGACTGGGTCGTCAAGGCCCTGAATGATGACAAGCCCTACGACCGGTTCCTCGTCGAGCAGATCGCCGGCGACCTGGTGGAAGGGCCAGATCGGCTCGAACGGCTCAAGGCCCTCGGCTTCTTCGCCCTCGGACCTGTCTATTACGGGGCTGCGGTCTTCGACGAGATCGACGACCGAGTCGACACCCTCGCCCGCGGCGTGCTCGGTCTGACCGTCGCCTGTGCTCGCTGCCACGACCACAAGTTCGATCCGATCCCGACGGCCGATTACTACGCCCTCGCCGGTATCTTCGCCAGCACACAGTACAAAGAGCAGCCCCTTGCCCCGCCCGAGACCGTCGCCGTCTATGACGCCGCGTCGGCCCGCCTCGAAGACGCGAAGAAGGCCATCAAGTCCTTCCGATCCGAGCAGGGCAAACTCCTTTCGAGGGCTGCCCTGGCGGATATCTCGCGCTACGTCACCGGAGCCTGGATCGTCGGCAATCGACGCAAAGGCGGCGTCGAGGCCAAGACAGCAGAGTACGCCAAGGCTGAACACCTGAATGTGGCGATCCTCGATCGCTGGATCAAGCTTCTCGACCCCGAGTCCGAGGCACCCGCGCCCGAACTGGCTCGACTTCGCAAGGTCATCAAGGACCTGGATCCCGCCCGCGACCTCTCTGCGGACCGAGCGGCGCTCGACGCAGTGAAAGTCGCGGCGAATGCGTTGCAAGCCTACGTGCAGACGTCGGCCGAACTCGACGAGGCATTGCAAAAGCACCGCGCGGCCTCTCTCGAGAATCAGACCGAGCTCCCCGCCGAGGCCCTGAAGCCGATTTCCGAGGCTTCGGTCAAACTCCTCGCAAGCTACCTGGGCGACCAGGGGATCCTGAACCTACCGAAAGATCAGATCGAAGACAGTCTCCCCGGGCCCGCGAAGCAATCGCTTGCGGCCTTGAAGGCGAAGGTCGACGAGTTGACGAAGCAACTCCCCCCGAAGTACGACGTCGTCCACTCGCTGGCCGAGGGCCCGAATCCGGCCCATATGAAGGTTCATCTCCGGGGGAACCCACAGAACCTGGGGGCCGAGGCGCCCCGCCACTTCCTGTCCGTCCTGGCCGCCGGCGAGCCTTCCACCTACGCTGAGGGGAGTGGCCGGCTGCAACTGGCGAATGCGATCGCCAGCCCCGAAAATCCGCTCACGGCCAGGGTCTTCGTCAACCGGGTCTGGGCCCAGCACTTCGGCAAAGGGTTGGTCGGGACCCCCTCGAATTTTGGCAAGCTCGGCGAGCGGCCCAGCCACCCCGCTCTGCTCGATCACCTCGCGGCGACCTTCGTGAACGGCGGCTGGTCGATCAAGTCGCTGCATCGGGAGATCATGCTCTCGGCGACGTATCAGCTCGCCGCCGTCGACTTGCCGGCCAATGCCGAGGTGGACCCCGAAAATCGGCTCCTCTGGCGGGCCAATCGCCGTCGGCTCGAGATCGAGCCGTGGCGTGACTCGCTCCTCGCCGTGACCGGGGAACTGGATGGTCGCCTGGGCGGCCCTTCCTCCAAGCTGACCGATGCCGCCAATGTCCGCCGCACCTTCTACGCGTCGGTGAGCCGCCATAATCTCGACCGGCTGCTCAGGCTGTTCGACTTCCCCGACCCTAATGCCACGTCGGAGCAGCGTTCCATCACCTCGGTCCCGGTCCAGGAGTTGTTCGTCCTGAACAGCCCGTTCATGGAAGACCGATCCAAGGCCCTGGTGGCGAGGTTGCAAGCCGCCGACGCCAAGGATGACTCGGGACGAGTACGGATCGCTTATCGGCTCCTTTACGGCCGCGACGCGACCGAGGCGGAGGTGAGGGTTGCCACGGCCTTCCTGTCGTCCGACGCCAAGGGTCGCTGGCCGCAGCTGGCGCAGGTGCTCCTGGCCAGCAATGAGTTCCTCTTCGTCGATTGA